A part of Aegilops tauschii subsp. strangulata cultivar AL8/78 chromosome 2, Aet v6.0, whole genome shotgun sequence genomic DNA contains:
- the LOC109750024 gene encoding BTB/POZ and MATH domain-containing protein 1-like, producing MLTSEAELLAALRAAGREHLSASTVARRQETGSHLFRIANYTEVKATVANREHVESSTFTVGGHEWRIDCYPNSCVKPHNGCISLFLRRTGSGAKADVAMASIKFSLLDRDGKPARTQSSPQRQFASGDDWGWKDFMRSDELDKEKERYLKDDCLTVLCDVTVDLGLRTDSCTEVAAAAAPEPTGEWPPPPFELDGELTEAIWKKQRADVRIEVGGETLAAHRWMLEARSPAFKEDLSLAFTAGKKTAELRIDDMDAEVARALIRFIYTDALTADMKQQLDAAAAMAERLLVAAHRYKVEKLKLICEEALCRHVGMSSVAATLALAERHRCAVLKKACMQFISSPANLVAVVATDGFEQLKIGCPPDLVDLMAKHLAKVGAVDQSTFVPFTTF from the coding sequence ATGTTGACGTCGGAGGCCGAGCTGCtggccgccctccgcgccgccggccgGGAGCATCTCTCCGCGTCCACCGTCGCCCGGAGGCAGGAGACCGGCTCCCACCTGTTCCGGATCGCCAACTACACGGAGGTCAAGGCGACGGTGGCCAACCGCGAGCACGTGGAGTCGAGCACGTTCACCGTCGGCGGCCACGAGTGGCGCATCGACTGCTACCCCAACAGCTGCGTGAAGCCGCACAACGGCTGCATCTCCCTCTTCCTCCGGCGCACCGGCAGCGGCGCAAAGGCCGACGTCGCCATGGCGTCCATCAAGTTCAGCCTGCTGGACCGGGACGGGAAGCCGGCGCGCACCCAGAGCTCGCCGCAGCGCCAGTTCGCGAGCGGCGACGACTGGGGCTGGAAGGACTTCATGAGGAGCGACGAGCTGGACAAGGAGAAGGAGAGGTACCTCAAGGACGACTGCCTGACGGTCCTGTGCGACGTCACCGTCGACCTCGGGCTGCGCACCGACAGCTGCACcgaggtcgccgccgccgccgcgccggagccAACGGGCGAGTGGCCGCCCCCGCCGTTCGAGCTGGACGGGGAGCTCACCGAGGCCATCTGGAAGAAGCAACGGGCGGACGTGAGGATCGAGGTTGGCGGGGAGACGCTGGCGGCGCACCGGTGGATGCTCGAGGCCCGGTCCCCGGCGTTCAAGGAGGACCTCTCGCTAGCCTTCACGGCCGGCAAGAAGACCGCCGAGCTGCGCATCGACGACATGGACGCCGAGGTGGCCAGGGCCCTGATCCGGTTCATCTACACGGACGCGCTGACGGCGGACATGAAGCAGCAGCTGGAcgcggcggcggccatggcggagcGTCTGCTCGTGGCGGCGCACAGGTACAAGGTGGAGAAGCTGAAGCTGATCTGCGAGGAGGCGCTGTGCCGGCACGTCGGGATGAGCTCCGTGGCGGCCACCCTGGCGCTGGCGGAGCGGCACCGGTGCGCCGTGCTGAAGAAGGCGTGCATGCAGTTTATTTCTTCGCCTGCTAACCTAGTAGCCGTCGTCGCGACCGATGGCTTTGAGCAGTTGAAGATCGGTTGCCCCCCTGATCTGGTCGACCTCATGGCCAAGCACTTGGCCAAGGTTGGAGCAGTGGATCAGTCCACGTTCGTACCATTTACTACCTTCTAG